GAGCTGCTGGTCTGCGCGGCCGGGGCCGTCGTCGGGGCCGGGGCTGTCGTGGCTGCGCCAGCCGCCGCCGGGGCGCTGCCAGCCGCCGTCGTGGCGGCCGGCTTCGGGGCGGTCGCGCCGCCGCCGGCCGGGGTCTGGCTGCTGCTGCCGCAGGCGGCCAGCAGGGATGTTGCCGGAACCGTGAGCCCCAGCAGGAGCCCCGCTCGCACCATGGCACGCCGGCTCAACCGACGGCCCAACACTTCGGACATCGCTCGCCTCCCTGCGGACAAACTCACCGCGCGTCTACGCGCGACGAATCGTGCCCGGTGGTGTCTTCATTGACCGAACGCGTCACCGGACGGCAACATAACCGTCGTGTTGAGGAAGATAGGCCCACATCCAGGGATTGTCAAGAGATAGTGGCGCGATGATTGTCCCGTGTGATGTTGACAGTCTTCGTCAGACACGATCGTGCACCGACACTGTATTCTCGATCCTGTCACGCCCGTCATACCGCGCCATCTTCTCCTGCAGCGCGTGAGCCTGTTCCTCGCCCGTTCTGCATCGCGTCAGGCGGGGACACGCCTCCGCGCTCCCGTGACGTGTCTCGTGCGAACGTCACACACGATCCTCGTTGGCCTCTCCGCCGAGGACCAGTCCTGGGGGCGAGGACCGCTCCCGGGGACTCGGTCAGCCCTCCGGTCCGTAGGCGTCGGCCGGCGTAAGGATGGCCCCGCCCGGAGCGGGCACGTCGCCGGCCAGCAGCGGATCGTCGGTGGCCTGCATCCAGCGGTGGAGACGGGCAGCGAGGTCATGACGCACGTCCTGGGCCGACGGGGCCGGCGCGAGATCGACGCCCTGGCCCGGATCGCGCTGGAGGTCGAACAACTGCTCGGCTGGCCGCCGCTCCTCGAAGAACCCGCGTTCTCGCAGCAGCTCCTTGGTCGGGCTGGCGTCGACGTGGGCCGGCAGGTGCAGGGGGCGTTCGGCGAAGCTTCGGATGTAGGCGTACCGCTCGGTCCGGATGGCGCGCATCGGGTCGTAGGCCGTGTGGTAGGTCAGCTCCGCAAAGACCTCGGCGCGCACGGCAGCGGTTCTGCCCCGCGCCATCGGCAGCAGGCTCACGCCGTCCGTGCCCGCTGGCGGGTCGACGCCGCAGACCTCCAGCAGCGTCGGGAAGAGATCGACGTTGGAGACCAGTCCAGGCAGACGGCGTCCGCCCCTGAAGCCGCCCAGAACGCCGCCCGGCCCCCGCACGATCAGCCCGATCTCGATGCCGGGATCGCGCAGCGTCCCCTTCGCGCCCGGGAACGCGATGCCGTGATCGGTGGTGAAGACCACCAGCGTGCGCTCGGCCAGCCCGGAGCGGTCGAGCGCCGCCAGCAGCAGCCCGACTGCCCCGTCAACCGCCCTGACCGCGCCGTTGAGGTCGGCCACGTCGCGGCGCACCACGGGCGTATCCGGCAGGTACGGCGGCACGACGACATCCGTCAGCGGCGTGGTGGTCCCCTCGAACGGCCGGTGCGTCTCCTCGAAGCCGACCATCGCGAAGAACGGCTCGGTCGGGCCGCGTGCAAGGAAGTCGGCGGCGGCCGGCGCAACGTCGCGACAGAGGTGCGGGCGCGCGCCGGTCGACGGCGGCTGCACCACCTGCTGGTAGCCGAGTGCGTACGGATCGGCGGCCTCGTGCTGGAACCCGAAGAGGTGGGTGCGGTACCCGGCTTCAGCCAGCAGGCGCGGGAGCGT
This genomic interval from Chloroflexota bacterium contains the following:
- a CDS encoding sulfatase — encoded protein: MPPNVLVVITHDTGRHLGPYGQRVSTPHLDRLAAEGVLFEQAFCAAPQCSPSRASLLTGLVPHRHGLIGLAHRGFGLAPTVLRRTLPRLLAEAGYRTHLFGFQHEAADPYALGYQQVVQPPSTGARPHLCRDVAPAAADFLARGPTEPFFAMVGFEETHRPFEGTTTPLTDVVVPPYLPDTPVVRRDVADLNGAVRAVDGAVGLLLAALDRSGLAERTLVVFTTDHGIAFPGAKGTLRDPGIEIGLIVRGPGGVLGGFRGGRRLPGLVSNVDLFPTLLEVCGVDPPAGTDGVSLLPMARGRTAAVRAEVFAELTYHTAYDPMRAIRTERYAYIRSFAERPLHLPAHVDASPTKELLRERGFFEERRPAEQLFDLQRDPGQGVDLAPAPSAQDVRHDLAARLHRWMQATDDPLLAGDVPAPGGAILTPADAYGPEG